In Salvelinus alpinus chromosome 22, SLU_Salpinus.1, whole genome shotgun sequence, one genomic interval encodes:
- the LOC139548872 gene encoding tripartite motif-containing protein 3-like isoform X1 translates to MSVAMAKRETGSTSPVVRQIDKQFLVCSICLDHYHNPKVLPCLHTFCEKCLQNYIPPQSLTLSCPVCRQTSILPEKGVAALQNNFFITNLMEVLQRDPECSPPEACSVLESVSAAAACQPLSCPNHEGKVMEFYCESCETAMCLECTEGEHREHVTVPLRDVLEQQKAALKTQLDAIRNRLPQLRAAIELVGEISKQLTDRKNEAVTEISSTFEELERALHLRKTTLITDLENICCTKQKVLQVQLSSLLQGKDNIQSCSSFTEQALSHGSATEVLLVQKQMGERVSALARHTYPEQPHENGHLDCQVETEGLRRSIQNLGVLITTGAIGHTSVATGEGLRHTLVGQHTTVTVTTKDKDSELVKTGNAALRAEIMSVDGAVTTETEVVDNKNGTYEVGYTMRSEGEFSFSLLLYDQPVRGSPFRLRAVKPSDVLQSPDDVKRRVKSPSGTGGHIRQKAVRRPSSMYSTTKKKENPIEDELIYRVGTRGRDKAEFTNLQGISTSSNGRIVVADSNNQCIQVFSNDGAFKLRFGVRGRSPGQLQRPTGVTVDMNGDIIVADYDNRWVSIFSSDGKFKSKIGAGRLMGPKGVAVDRNGHIITVDNKACCVFIFQANGKLVTKFGARGTSDRQFTEKSGTNISLEPKLSKSGPAFSPHFVAINNKNEIVVTDFHNHSVKVYSADGEFLFKFGSHGEGNGQFNAPTGVAVDANGNIIVADWGNSRIQVFDSSGSFLSYINTTADPLYGPQGLSLTSDGHVAVADSGNHCFKVYRYLQ, encoded by the exons ATGCCTACAGAACTACATCCCCCCTCAGTCTCTGACACTATCGTGTCCAGTGTGTCGTCAGACGTCCATCCTGCCAGAGAAGGGCGTGGCCGCGCTGCAGAACAACTTCTTCATAACCAACCTGATGGAGGTGCTGCAGAGGGACCCAGAGTGTTCTCCTCCAGAGGCCTGCAGTGTGCTGGAGTCAGTCAGTGCTGCTGCCGCCTGCCAGCCGCTCTCCTGCCCCAACCACGAGGGCAAG GTGATGGAGTTCTACTGTGAGTCGTGTGAGACTGCCATGTGTCTGGAGTGTACTGAGGGAGAGCACAGGGAACATGTGACTGTCCCTCTGAGAGATGTCTTGGAGCAACAGAAAGCAGCCCTTAAGACCCAGCTGGATGCCATACGCAACAG GCTGCCCCAGCTGAGGGCTGCTATAGAGCTGGTAGGGGAGATCTCCAAGCAGCTGACTGACAGGAAGAACGAGGCGGTGACAGAGATCAGCAGTACCTTTGAGGAGCTAGAGAGGGCGCTACACCTCAGGAAGACCACCCTCATCACTGACCTGGAGAACATCTGCTGCACCAAGCAGAAG gtgCTCCAGGTCCAGCTCTCTTCTCTCCTGCAGGGTAAGGACAACATCCAGAGCTGCAGTAGTTTTACGGAGCAGGCTCTGAGCCATGGCAGTGCTACAGAGGTTCTGCTGGTCCAGAAACAGATGGGGGAGAGGGTCAGCGCCCTGGCTCGACACACCTACCCAGAACAG CCCCATGAGAACGGCCATCTTGACTGCCAGGTGGAGACAGAGGGTCTACGTCGTTCTATCCAGAACCTGGGCGTGCTCATCACAACGGGAGCCATTGGCCACACCTCCGTCGCCACGGGAGAAGGACTACGCCACACACTGGTTGGCCAACACACCACTGTCACAGTGACGACCAAGGACAAGGACAGCGAGCTGGTGAAGACGGGCAACGCGGCGCTGCGGGCCGAGATTATGTCGGTGGACGGGGCGGTAACCACGGAGACAGAGGTGGTGGATAATAAGAATGGGACGTATGAG GTGGGCTATACCATGCGCTCTGAGGGGgagttctccttctctctcctcctgtacgACCAGCCGGTCAGGGGCAGTCCGTTCCGGCTGCGTGCGGTCAAGCCCTCGGACGTCCTGCAGTCTCCAGACGATGTGAAGAGGAGGGTGAAGAGTCCTAGTGGGACGGGGGGCCACATCAGACAGAAGGCTGTGAGGAGACCCTCCAGTATGTACAGCACCACCAAGAAGAAGGAGAACCCCATCGAGGATGAACTCATCTACAGAGTCG GAAccagagggagagataaagcAGAGTTTACAAACCTCCAGGGAATCTCCACCTCCAGCAACGGACGCATCGTAGTGGCTGACAGCAACAACCAGTGTATACAG GTGTTCTCCAACGATGGGGCATTCAAGCTGAGGTTTGGGGTCAGGGGTCGGTCGCCGGGGCAACTGCAGCGCCCCACGGGGGTCACTGTGGATATGAACGGTGACATCATTGTGGCCGACTACGACAACCGCTGGGTCAGCATCTTCTCCTCCGACGGGAAGTTCAAG AGTAAGATCGGGGCGGGTCGTCTGATGGGCCCTAAAGGAGTGGCGGTGGACAGGAACGGACACATCATCACCGTGGACAACAAGGCCTGCTGTGTGTTCATCTTCCAGGCCAATGGGAAGCTGGTCACCAAGTTTGGAGCCAGGGGGACATCAGACAGACAGTTCACAG AAAAAAGTGGTACAAACATTTCACTGGAACCCAAGCTGAGTAAATCTGGCCCTGCGTTCA GTCCCCACTTTGTGGcgatcaacaacaaaaatgagATTGTGGTAACAGACTTCCACAACCATTCAGTGAAG GTGTACAGTGCAGACGGGGAGTTCCTGTTTAAGTTTGGTTCCCATGGCGAGGGGAACGGACAGTTCAACGCCCCGACAGGCGTTGCCGTGGACGCCAACGGGAACATCATCGTTGCCGACTGGGGGAACAGCAGAATACAG GTGTTTGATAGTTCCGGGTCGTTCCTGTCCTACATCAACACCACAGCAGACCCTCTCTATGGTCCACAGGGCCTGTCTCTCACCTCTGATGGACACGTGGCTGTGGCTGACTCTGGCAACCACTGCTTCAAGGTTTACCGCTACCTGCAGTAG
- the LOC139548872 gene encoding tripartite motif-containing protein 3-like isoform X2 — MEVLQRDPECSPPEACSVLESVSAAAACQPLSCPNHEGKVMEFYCESCETAMCLECTEGEHREHVTVPLRDVLEQQKAALKTQLDAIRNRLPQLRAAIELVGEISKQLTDRKNEAVTEISSTFEELERALHLRKTTLITDLENICCTKQKVLQVQLSSLLQGKDNIQSCSSFTEQALSHGSATEVLLVQKQMGERVSALARHTYPEQPHENGHLDCQVETEGLRRSIQNLGVLITTGAIGHTSVATGEGLRHTLVGQHTTVTVTTKDKDSELVKTGNAALRAEIMSVDGAVTTETEVVDNKNGTYEVGYTMRSEGEFSFSLLLYDQPVRGSPFRLRAVKPSDVLQSPDDVKRRVKSPSGTGGHIRQKAVRRPSSMYSTTKKKENPIEDELIYRVGTRGRDKAEFTNLQGISTSSNGRIVVADSNNQCIQVFSNDGAFKLRFGVRGRSPGQLQRPTGVTVDMNGDIIVADYDNRWVSIFSSDGKFKSKIGAGRLMGPKGVAVDRNGHIITVDNKACCVFIFQANGKLVTKFGARGTSDRQFTEKSGTNISLEPKLSKSGPAFSPHFVAINNKNEIVVTDFHNHSVKVYSADGEFLFKFGSHGEGNGQFNAPTGVAVDANGNIIVADWGNSRIQVFDSSGSFLSYINTTADPLYGPQGLSLTSDGHVAVADSGNHCFKVYRYLQ; from the exons ATGGAGGTGCTGCAGAGGGACCCAGAGTGTTCTCCTCCAGAGGCCTGCAGTGTGCTGGAGTCAGTCAGTGCTGCTGCCGCCTGCCAGCCGCTCTCCTGCCCCAACCACGAGGGCAAG GTGATGGAGTTCTACTGTGAGTCGTGTGAGACTGCCATGTGTCTGGAGTGTACTGAGGGAGAGCACAGGGAACATGTGACTGTCCCTCTGAGAGATGTCTTGGAGCAACAGAAAGCAGCCCTTAAGACCCAGCTGGATGCCATACGCAACAG GCTGCCCCAGCTGAGGGCTGCTATAGAGCTGGTAGGGGAGATCTCCAAGCAGCTGACTGACAGGAAGAACGAGGCGGTGACAGAGATCAGCAGTACCTTTGAGGAGCTAGAGAGGGCGCTACACCTCAGGAAGACCACCCTCATCACTGACCTGGAGAACATCTGCTGCACCAAGCAGAAG gtgCTCCAGGTCCAGCTCTCTTCTCTCCTGCAGGGTAAGGACAACATCCAGAGCTGCAGTAGTTTTACGGAGCAGGCTCTGAGCCATGGCAGTGCTACAGAGGTTCTGCTGGTCCAGAAACAGATGGGGGAGAGGGTCAGCGCCCTGGCTCGACACACCTACCCAGAACAG CCCCATGAGAACGGCCATCTTGACTGCCAGGTGGAGACAGAGGGTCTACGTCGTTCTATCCAGAACCTGGGCGTGCTCATCACAACGGGAGCCATTGGCCACACCTCCGTCGCCACGGGAGAAGGACTACGCCACACACTGGTTGGCCAACACACCACTGTCACAGTGACGACCAAGGACAAGGACAGCGAGCTGGTGAAGACGGGCAACGCGGCGCTGCGGGCCGAGATTATGTCGGTGGACGGGGCGGTAACCACGGAGACAGAGGTGGTGGATAATAAGAATGGGACGTATGAG GTGGGCTATACCATGCGCTCTGAGGGGgagttctccttctctctcctcctgtacgACCAGCCGGTCAGGGGCAGTCCGTTCCGGCTGCGTGCGGTCAAGCCCTCGGACGTCCTGCAGTCTCCAGACGATGTGAAGAGGAGGGTGAAGAGTCCTAGTGGGACGGGGGGCCACATCAGACAGAAGGCTGTGAGGAGACCCTCCAGTATGTACAGCACCACCAAGAAGAAGGAGAACCCCATCGAGGATGAACTCATCTACAGAGTCG GAAccagagggagagataaagcAGAGTTTACAAACCTCCAGGGAATCTCCACCTCCAGCAACGGACGCATCGTAGTGGCTGACAGCAACAACCAGTGTATACAG GTGTTCTCCAACGATGGGGCATTCAAGCTGAGGTTTGGGGTCAGGGGTCGGTCGCCGGGGCAACTGCAGCGCCCCACGGGGGTCACTGTGGATATGAACGGTGACATCATTGTGGCCGACTACGACAACCGCTGGGTCAGCATCTTCTCCTCCGACGGGAAGTTCAAG AGTAAGATCGGGGCGGGTCGTCTGATGGGCCCTAAAGGAGTGGCGGTGGACAGGAACGGACACATCATCACCGTGGACAACAAGGCCTGCTGTGTGTTCATCTTCCAGGCCAATGGGAAGCTGGTCACCAAGTTTGGAGCCAGGGGGACATCAGACAGACAGTTCACAG AAAAAAGTGGTACAAACATTTCACTGGAACCCAAGCTGAGTAAATCTGGCCCTGCGTTCA GTCCCCACTTTGTGGcgatcaacaacaaaaatgagATTGTGGTAACAGACTTCCACAACCATTCAGTGAAG GTGTACAGTGCAGACGGGGAGTTCCTGTTTAAGTTTGGTTCCCATGGCGAGGGGAACGGACAGTTCAACGCCCCGACAGGCGTTGCCGTGGACGCCAACGGGAACATCATCGTTGCCGACTGGGGGAACAGCAGAATACAG GTGTTTGATAGTTCCGGGTCGTTCCTGTCCTACATCAACACCACAGCAGACCCTCTCTATGGTCCACAGGGCCTGTCTCTCACCTCTGATGGACACGTGGCTGTGGCTGACTCTGGCAACCACTGCTTCAAGGTTTACCGCTACCTGCAGTAG